Proteins encoded in a region of the Podarcis muralis chromosome 2, rPodMur119.hap1.1, whole genome shotgun sequence genome:
- the NOTUM gene encoding palmitoleoyl-protein carboxylesterase NOTUM, which yields MGRGAVQMLLLLGLLHWGPGGEGRKSWRRRGQQQQQQQQQQPAAARERSEAAGQPVESFPLDFTAVEGNMDSFMAQIKSLAQSLYPCSAQNLHQELRLHMLLNSSVTCNDGSPAGYYLKESKGSRRWLLFLEGGWYCFNRENCNTRYETMRRLMSSKEWPTTRTGTGILSSQPEENPHWWNANMVFIPYCSSDVWSGASARIEKNEFVFMGALIIQEVVKELVGKGLGNAKVLLLAGSSAGGTGVLLNVDRVAEQLEEMGYPGIQVRGLADSGWFLDNKQYRRTDCIDTITCAPTEAIRRGIRYWNGLVPERCKMQFKEGEEWNCFFGYKIYPTLRCPVFIVQWLFDEAQLTVDNVHLTGQPVQEGQWLYIQNLGRELRNTLKDVTASFAPACLSHEIITRNHWTDIQVKGTSLPRALHCWDRSLHDSNKNGKAPLKGCPVHLIDSCPWPHCNPSCPTIRDQYTGQEMNVIQFLMHMGFDVQKMAQQQGLEPSKLLGMLSSGS from the exons ATGGGCAGAGGGGCCGTGCAGATGCTGCTGCTCTTGGGGCTGCTGCACTGGGGCCCCGGCGGGGAGGGCAGGAAAAGCTGGAGGCGgcgtgggcagcagcagcagcagcaacaacaacaacaaccagcagcGGCTCGGGAGCGGAGCGAGGCGGCTGGGCAGCCGGTGGAGAGCTTCCCATTGGACTTTACCGCTGTGGAGGGCAACATGGACAGTTTCATGGCTCAGATCAAGAGCCTGGCGCAGTCGCTGTACCCTTGCTCGGCGCAGAATCTGCACCAGGAGCTGAGGCTGCACATGCTGCTCAACAGCTCGGTCACCTGCAACGACGGCAGCCCCGCCGG ctACTACCTCAAAGAATCGAAAGGCAGTAGAAGGTGGCTGCTTTTCCTGGAAG GAGGCTGGTACTGCTTCAACAGAGAGAACTGCAACACCCGGTATGAAACAATGAGGAGACTTATGAGCTCCAAGGAGTGGCCCACTACCAGAACTG GAACTGGTATTCTGTCATCGCAACCGGAGGAAAATCCACACTGGTGGAATGCAAACATGGT TTTCATCCCCTATTGCTCAAGCGATGTCTGGAGCGGAGCCTCTGCCAGGATTGAGAAAA aTGAATTTGTCTTCATGGGTGCCCTTATCATTCAAGAGGTTGTAAAAGAGTTGGTGGGAAAAGGTCTTGGGAATGCCAAAGTCCTCCTACTAGCAGGAAGCAG TGCTGGTGGAACAGGGGTGCTCCTGAATGTAGATCGAGTAGCAGAGCAGCTGGAAGAGATGGGGTATCCTGGGATTCAGGTCCGTGGCCTTGCAGACTCTGGATGGTTCTTGGACAATAAACAGTATCGTAGAACAGACTGCATTGATACCATAACCTGCGCCCCTACAGAAGCCATCAGGAGAGGAATTAG GTATTGGAACGGACTTgttcctgaacgctgcaaaaTGCAGTTTAAAGAGGGAGAGGAATGGAATTGTTTCTTTGGCTATAAAATTTATCCCACACTGCGAT GTCCTGTGTTTATAGTACAGTGGCTCTTCGATGAAGCCCAGCTCACTGTGGACAATGTACATTTGACTGGCCAGCCAGTGCAGGAGGGGCAGTGGCTATACATCCAGAACCTGGGTCGTGAACTTAGGAACACCCTTAAAGATGTGAC TGCCAGCTTTGCTCCCGCTTGTTTGTCTCATGAGATCATCACACGCAA TCACTGGACAGACATCCAAGTGAAAGGGACCTCTTTACCCCGCGCCCTGCACTGCTGGGATCGCAGCCTCCACGACAGCAACAAGAATGGGAAAGCTCCGCTGAAAGGCTGCCCTGTCCATCTGATTGACAGCTGTCCCTGGCCACACTGCAACCCCTCATGCCCTACCATCCGGGACCAGTACACAGGACAAGAGATGAACGTGATCCAGTTTCTCATGCATATGGGGTTTGATGTGCAGAAGATGGCGCAGCAGCAGGGTCTGGAGCCCAGTAAACTGCTGGGGATGCTGAGTAGTGGTAGCTAG